One Nostoc punctiforme PCC 73102 DNA window includes the following coding sequences:
- a CDS encoding tetratricopeptide repeat protein has product MMIALLCRPQERVFPVISANLYNLSSEETELTADQQAGKNLLQLANQDFATWQKFTELGLDLKGQLGHLLLQHKLAIEAEIAAKWQRADFFWNQMQIELKALLNKPDLWQTITLIVANKPGVQIMNDPVKLRQHLMNELFINTHCAFYNGLILKSRKLSWKERAFVHIDYIQQLLKLSPVSAQEVKNLLGEAWQTRITVYKEAKKWHKAINCCEQRLKWLPNNIEFQGELVEIYYLKTLSKCWDAETKDQYAQNAKNLQPGIRELRKFLKKYPYNLTIFQLLASLYHLHSVSLVRSHQLFNAFISVQKAITYNPNLAKAYKARNELLDLKNRLQDEMESGVPSAWDGYPLLIGANKGFAWMNAYIDSDEAKETTRVFYIAEAIQLWYSIGLSEPREGWMESPNSKTKPIKSTSKSTKIAVQLWEALNSVLQHPPQTKADVPSVWKVVVDSSPDLAELDFAPICGYLENSLFEDETRGEGFVTRHRVLVTPPTGHSESSPILTPASIKPRLSTEPLLPWLFSAQDKRIKLQAMVASVLIVVTGYIVMREQTTLAVRQKAYDMILMAKQVQNDEAVLKASKEFFNNAPILGKDERMSRVLELYEESLVRYVAGQPGEQLKKDNEDYLELYRQLQKP; this is encoded by the coding sequence ATGATGATAGCACTTTTATGTCGTCCTCAAGAGCGAGTATTCCCTGTTATCTCAGCAAATCTTTATAACCTGAGTTCCGAGGAAACAGAATTAACTGCTGACCAACAAGCTGGGAAAAATCTGTTACAGCTTGCCAACCAAGATTTCGCTACTTGGCAGAAATTTACTGAATTGGGGTTAGATTTAAAAGGTCAATTAGGGCATTTATTACTTCAGCATAAACTAGCAATAGAAGCAGAAATTGCTGCCAAGTGGCAAAGGGCTGATTTTTTCTGGAATCAGATGCAAATTGAATTAAAGGCTTTACTAAATAAGCCAGATTTATGGCAGACAATTACGTTAATTGTAGCCAATAAGCCTGGTGTTCAGATAATGAACGATCCTGTAAAACTGCGTCAGCACTTAATGAATGAATTATTTATTAACACTCACTGCGCTTTCTACAACGGATTGATATTAAAGTCTAGAAAACTGTCTTGGAAAGAGCGTGCATTTGTTCATATCGACTATATTCAGCAGCTATTGAAATTATCTCCTGTATCTGCTCAAGAAGTAAAAAATTTATTAGGAGAAGCTTGGCAGACACGAATTACTGTGTATAAAGAAGCTAAAAAATGGCACAAAGCGATTAATTGCTGTGAGCAACGGCTGAAATGGTTACCGAATAATATTGAGTTTCAAGGTGAACTAGTAGAGATTTACTACTTAAAAACTTTGTCAAAGTGTTGGGATGCAGAAACCAAAGACCAGTATGCCCAAAACGCCAAGAATTTGCAACCTGGAATTAGGGAGTTAAGGAAATTTTTAAAAAAGTATCCTTATAACTTAACAATTTTTCAACTTTTGGCTAGTTTATATCACTTGCATTCAGTGAGTTTGGTACGTAGCCATCAATTGTTTAATGCTTTCATCTCTGTCCAAAAAGCAATTACCTATAATCCCAATCTGGCAAAAGCTTACAAAGCACGTAATGAACTGCTGGACTTGAAAAACAGATTGCAAGACGAGATGGAATCTGGTGTACCATCCGCTTGGGATGGATATCCCCTGCTTATAGGAGCCAACAAAGGTTTTGCATGGATGAATGCATACATTGATTCAGATGAAGCCAAGGAAACAACAAGGGTGTTTTATATTGCAGAAGCAATTCAACTTTGGTACAGCATTGGGCTATCAGAACCTCGTGAAGGTTGGATGGAGTCCCCTAATAGCAAAACAAAGCCAATCAAATCTACCAGCAAATCGACCAAAATCGCAGTCCAGTTATGGGAGGCACTTAACAGTGTATTACAACATCCACCTCAGACAAAAGCAGATGTACCAAGTGTTTGGAAAGTAGTAGTTGATAGTAGTCCAGACTTGGCAGAACTAGATTTTGCACCTATCTGCGGCTATCTAGAAAATAGTTTGTTTGAAGATGAAACCAGAGGGGAAGGGTTTGTCACCAGACATCGCGTCTTGGTAACACCCCCTACAGGACACTCAGAATCATCTCCTATCCTCACACCTGCATCTATAAAACCTCGACTCAGCACAGAACCTTTGTTACCGTGGCTTTTCAGTGCTCAAGACAAGCGCATCAAGCTACAAGCGATGGTTGCAAGTGTATTGATAGTTGTGACTGGTTATATCGTCATGCGAGAACAGACGACGCTTGCAGTACGACAAAAGGCTTATGACATGATTCTGATGGCGAAGCAAGTTCAGAATGATGAAGCAGTGCTAAAAGCATCTAAAGAATTTTTTAATAACGCACCTATCCTTGGCAAAGATGAACGGATGTCACGAGTGCTGGAACTCTATGAAGAATCCTTGGTGCGATATGTTGCTGGACAACCAGGGGAGCAACTCAAAAAAGATAATGAGGACTATTTAGAACTCTATCGCCAATTACAAAAACCATAA